The Corvus hawaiiensis isolate bCorHaw1 chromosome 2, bCorHaw1.pri.cur, whole genome shotgun sequence genome includes a window with the following:
- the CLCN4 gene encoding H(+)/Cl(-) exchange transporter 4, whose amino-acid sequence MVNAGDMNGSGNLMDFLDEPFPDVGTYEDFHTIDWLREKSRDTDRHRKITSKSKESIWEFIKSLLDAWSGWVVMLLIGLLAGTLAGVIDLAVDWMTDLKEGVCLSAFWYSHEQCCWTSNETTFDDRDKCPQWQKWSELLVSQSEGASAYILNYFLYIMWALCFAFLAVSLVRVFAPYACGSGIPEIKTILSGFIIRGYLGKWTLLIKTVTLVLVVSSGLSLGKEGPLVHVACCCGNFFSSLFSKYSKNEGKRREVLSAAAAAGVSVAFGAPIGGVLFSLEEVSYYFPLKTLWRSFFAALVAAFTLRSINPFGNSRLVLFYVEYHTPWYMAELFPFILLGVFGGLWGTLFIRCNIAWCRRRKTTRLGKYPVLEVIVITAITAIIAYPNPYTRRSTSELISELFNDCGALESSQLCDYINDPNMTRPVDDIPDRPAGPGVYSAMWQLALALVFKIVITIFTFGMKIPSGLFIPSMAVGAMAGRMVGIGVEQLAYHHHDWIIFRNWCRPGADCVTPGLYAMVGAAACLGGVTRMTVSLVVIMFELTGGLEYIVPLMAAAVTSKWVADAFGKEGIYEAHIHLNGYPFLDVKDEFTHRTLATDVMRPRRGEAPLSVLTQDSMTVEDVETLIKETDYNGFPVVVSKDSERLIGFAQRRELILAIKNARQRQDGVVSNSIVYFTEDPPELPPNSPHPLKLRRILNLSPFTVTDHTPMETVVDIFRKLGLRQCLVTRSGRLLGIITKKDVLRHMAQMANQDPESIMFN is encoded by the exons ATGGTCAATGCAGGAGACATGAATGGTTCGGGCAACCTGATGGATTTTCTGGATGAGCCTTTCCCCGATGTTGGAACTTACGAAGATTTCCATACCATCGACTGGCTGCGGGAGAAATCGCGTGACACCGACCGCCATCGCAAG ATTACAAGCAAAAGTAAAGAATCCATATGGGAGTTCATCAAGAGTTTGCTGGATGCCTGGTCAGGATGGGTTGTAATGCTTCTCATAGGACTACTGGCAG GTACATTAGCTGGAGTGATAGATTTAGCTGTGGATTGGATGACAGACCTGAAAGAGGGTGTCTGCCTGTCTGCCTTCTGGTACAGCcatgagcagtgctgctggacaTCCAATGAAACGACATTCGATGACAGGGACAAATGTCCCCAGTGGCAGAAATGGTCTGAACTTCTTGTAAGCCAGTCTGAG GGTGCAAGTGCTTACATTCTAAACTATTTTCTGTACATTATGTGGGCTctatgttttgctttcctggcagTCTCCCTGGTCAGAGTGTTTGCTCCTTATGCCTGTGGCTCTGGAATCCCAGAG ATAAAAACCATCTTGAGTGGGTTCATTATTAGGGGCTACCTGGGAAAATGGACacttttaatcaaaacagtcaCCTTGGTTCTGGTGGTGTCTTCAGGCCTCAGCCTTGGGAAAGAGGGCCCATTAGTCCATGTGGCCTGTTGCTGCGGAAACTTCTTCAGCAGCCTTTTCTCAAAGTACAGCAAGaatgaaggaaagagaagagag GtcctttcagctgcagctgctgcaggagtttCTGTTGCATTTGGGGCTCCAATCGGAGGTGTGCTTTTTAGTTTGGAAGAG GTCAGCTACTACTTTCCTCTGAAAACCCTCTGGAGGTCATTTTTTGCTGCTCTCGTGGCTGCCTTCACACTGAGGTCCATCAATCCTTTTGGAAACAGCCGACTGGTCCTGTTCTACGTGGAGTACCACACCCCCTGGTACATGGCCGAGCTCTTCCCCTTCATCCTGCTCGGTGTCTTTGGGGGCCTCTGGGGGACCCTCTTTATCCGATGCAACATTGCCTGGTGCAGGAGGCGAAAAACCACCAGACTTGGGAAATACCCAGTGCTGGAGGTGATCGTGATAACAGCTATCACTGCCATCATCGCCTACCCCAACCCCTACACCCGCAGGAGCACCAGCGAGCTGATCTCTGAGCTCTTCAATGACTGCGGTGCCCTGGAGTCCTCGCAGCTCTGCGACTACATCAATGACCCGAACATGACCCGGCCAGTGGATGACATTCCTGACAGACCTGCTGGCCCCGGAGTCTACTCTGCCATGTGGCAGCTGGCCTTGGCTTTGGTGTTCAAAATTGTCATCACGATCTTCACTTTCGGCATGAAG ATCCCTTCAGGCCTTTTTATTCCTAGCATGGCTGTTGGAGCCATGGCTGGCAGGATGGTTGGGATTGGAGTGGAGCAGCTGGCATATCACCATCATGACTGGATCATCTTCAGGAACTGGTGCAGACCTGGGGCAGACTGTGTCACACCAGGGCTTTATGCTatggtgggagcagcagcttgCTTGG GTGGTGTTACTCGAATGACAGTCTCTCTGGTGGTGATTATGTTTGAGCTAACTGGAGGCCTGGAGTACATTGTACCTCTTATGGCTGCAGCTGTCACAAGCAAGTGGGTGGCAGATGCCTTTGGAAAAGAAGGGATCTATGAAGCTCACATTCATCTGAATGGCTACCCCTTCCTGGATGTGAAGGATGAGTTCACCCACCGAACCCTGGCAACTGACGTGATGAGACCCAGGCGCGGCGAAGCTCCTCTCTCTGTTCTGACACAGGACAGCATGACGGTGGAGGATGTTGAGACCCTTATCAAAGAGACTGATTACAATGGCTTTCCAGTGGTGGTTTCAAAAGACTCGGAGAGACTCATTGGGTTTGCACAGAGACGAGAGCTGATCCTTGCAATAA AGAATGCAAGACAGCGTCAGGATGGTGTGGTGAGCAACTCCATCGTGTACTTCACCGAAGACCCCCCAGAACTGCCACCCAACAGTCCCCATCCCCTGAAACTGCGGCGTATTCTCAACCTGAGCCCTTTCACTGTCACTGACCACACACCAATGGAGACTGTGGTAGATATTTTCCGAAAACTTGGGCTCCGGCAGTGTCTGGTCACTCGCAGTGG GAGGTTGCTGGGTATCATAACTAAAAAGGATGTATTAAGACATATGGCTCAAATGGCAAACCAGGACCCTGAATCTATCATGTTTAACTAG